The Chryseobacterium aureum genome contains a region encoding:
- a CDS encoding DUF4256 domain-containing protein translates to MKKKLTQEQINELLQTLKARFEKNRNRHKDLKWEKIQQKLEASPEKLSALYEMEITEGEPDVVDYNKKTDEYSFVDCSPESPKRRSLCYDYQAWDARKANKPENNAIDTAAEMGIELLTEEQYRHLQELGKFDQKTSSWIKTPSQIRELGGALFCDRRYNTVFTYHNGADSYYAARGFRGLLKV, encoded by the coding sequence ATGAAAAAGAAACTAACCCAGGAACAAATCAACGAACTTTTACAAACACTAAAAGCACGTTTTGAAAAAAACAGGAACCGCCATAAAGATCTTAAGTGGGAAAAAATTCAGCAAAAACTGGAAGCCAGCCCTGAGAAACTCAGCGCTTTATATGAAATGGAAATCACAGAAGGTGAACCCGATGTAGTAGATTACAACAAAAAAACAGATGAATATTCATTTGTAGACTGTTCCCCGGAAAGCCCGAAGCGCCGAAGTTTATGCTATGATTATCAGGCATGGGATGCGAGAAAAGCCAATAAACCGGAAAATAATGCCATAGATACCGCTGCTGAAATGGGTATTGAACTTTTAACCGAAGAACAATACCGCCATCTTCAGGAACTGGGCAAATTTGACCAAAAAACATCGAGCTGGATCAAAACACCTTCTCAAATTCGGGAACTGGGAGGTGCCCTTTTCTGCGACAGACGATATAATACCGTATTCACTTACCACAACGGTGCAGATTCTTATTATGCAGCAAGAGGTTTCAGAGGGCTGTTAAAAGTATAA
- a CDS encoding DoxX family protein, protein MNTPHPSQKRTKIIYWIFTLWMALGMVSTAIVQLMKSKDELANFTHLGYPSYLMTIIGVWKILGVIALLIPKRLLLKEWAYAGFFFVMSGAVISHLIVGDPAGRTFPAVLLFVLVLISWYFRPSDRKITIID, encoded by the coding sequence ATGAATACACCACACCCATCACAAAAAAGAACCAAGATCATCTATTGGATATTTACCCTCTGGATGGCCTTGGGAATGGTTTCTACCGCTATTGTCCAACTCATGAAAAGTAAAGATGAGCTGGCTAATTTTACCCACCTCGGCTATCCCTCTTACCTGATGACCATCATTGGAGTATGGAAAATTCTGGGTGTTATTGCCCTATTGATTCCTAAACGTTTACTCCTGAAAGAATGGGCCTACGCAGGATTTTTCTTTGTCATGTCAGGCGCAGTCATTTCCCACCTGATTGTTGGAGATCCGGCAGGAAGAACTTTCCCGGCGGTATTACTATTTGTATTAGTACTTATTTCCTGGTATTTCAGACCTTCAGACAGAAAAATCACTATTATTGATTAA
- a CDS encoding YdeI/OmpD-associated family protein → MNPKVDFFFNDAKQWKKEFEKLRAIALSTELVEDLKWGCPCYTYEGKNIFLIHGFKEYCALLFFKGALMKDPEHILIQQSKNVQAARQIRFTEVKQINDREKILKAYMFEAIEIEESGAKVEMKKTKEFEMAEEFQHKLDQDPALKEAFKSLTPGRQRAYLLHFSSAKQSKTREARIEKCIPQIMDGIGLND, encoded by the coding sequence ATGAATCCAAAAGTTGATTTTTTCTTTAACGACGCGAAGCAATGGAAAAAAGAATTTGAAAAACTAAGAGCCATCGCCCTAAGCACCGAACTTGTAGAAGATTTAAAATGGGGCTGCCCATGTTATACTTATGAGGGAAAAAACATTTTCCTGATTCATGGTTTTAAAGAATACTGTGCCCTTCTCTTTTTCAAAGGTGCTTTGATGAAAGACCCTGAGCATATCCTGATCCAGCAGTCTAAAAATGTACAGGCAGCCAGGCAGATTCGTTTTACAGAGGTAAAGCAGATCAATGATAGGGAAAAGATTCTTAAGGCATATATGTTTGAAGCCATTGAAATTGAAGAATCAGGAGCTAAAGTGGAAATGAAGAAAACAAAAGAGTTTGAAATGGCTGAAGAGTTTCAACATAAACTGGATCAGGATCCGGCATTGAAAGAAGCTTTTAAATCATTAACTCCTGGAAGGCAAAGAGCTTACCTCCTCCATTTTTCCTCTGCAAAACAATCCAAAACCCGTGAAGCCCGCATAGAAAAATGCATTCCTCAGATCATGGATGGAATAGGATTAAACGACTAA
- a CDS encoding SRPBCC family protein: MELKTKIHAEEGKQEIFITREFDLPVELLFKAYTEAEFFEQWMGTKVTQFENKPHGSYRFETTNPQGDVVFSANGTIHDIVQNEKIVRTFQMENTPFPAQIEFLEFEKLSDATSKITIQTIYKSVDFRDQHLKMPFAQGINMAHNRLQELLSGEKKR; encoded by the coding sequence ATGGAACTCAAAACAAAAATACACGCAGAAGAAGGGAAACAGGAAATATTTATTACCAGAGAATTTGATCTCCCGGTAGAACTCCTTTTCAAAGCCTACACAGAAGCAGAATTTTTCGAGCAGTGGATGGGAACTAAGGTTACCCAATTCGAAAATAAACCTCATGGAAGTTACCGTTTCGAAACCACCAATCCACAGGGTGATGTGGTTTTCAGCGCCAATGGAACCATTCACGACATTGTTCAGAATGAGAAAATTGTAAGAACGTTCCAGATGGAAAACACCCCTTTTCCGGCTCAGATTGAGTTTTTAGAATTTGAAAAATTATCGGATGCGACAAGTAAAATTACTATTCAAACCATTTATAAATCCGTAGATTTCAGAGATCAGCACCTGAAAATGCCATTCGCTCAGGGGATTAATATGGCTCATAACCGTTTACAGGAATTATTAAGTGGTGAGAAAAAGAGATAA
- a CDS encoding ArsR/SmtB family transcription factor — MNLRRDVFQAIADPTRRSILMLVAAQSMTAGAIASNFDTARPTVSKHLQILTECELLRSEQNGREIIYHLNPNKMKEIADFIEPFRKMWDEKFNKLESVMKAYQNREA; from the coding sequence ATGAATTTAAGAAGAGATGTATTTCAGGCAATAGCAGATCCTACAAGACGATCCATATTGATGCTGGTGGCAGCACAGTCTATGACAGCAGGAGCTATCGCCTCCAATTTTGATACGGCAAGACCCACCGTTTCAAAACATCTCCAGATCCTTACAGAATGTGAACTGCTGAGATCTGAACAAAACGGCCGGGAAATTATCTACCATCTCAACCCCAATAAAATGAAAGAAATAGCCGATTTTATAGAACCTTTCCGTAAAATGTGGGATGAAAAATTCAACAAGCTGGAAAGTGTAATGAAAGCTTATCAGAACAGAGAAGCGTGA
- a CDS encoding carboxy terminal-processing peptidase — MLKNFKPARFLLLLPLTFFVLGFRPPNSEEEKMQIIMVNTKNVLSYLHYSPKPINDAYSKEVYKQYFESIDPTKTYFLQSDMDEFRKYETKLDDYLNTGDLTFYKLTVDKLYQRIDEIDKMTQDIFSKPINLEEDEVLTLEPKLKNAPANKQQQYNEWRKYVKYNILQEIESMNRKSEEKKKADSGNENSPKPEVLSQDEKIKKATENVKDILEEKFIRFKKRKKMDWFTVYMNAYTHIFDPHTNYYSPQGKEDFDMDFKGKIIGIGAVIQEKKGNLYIGTLSIGAPAWKSKQLTEGDKILKIKSTPDTDPVNVVDMLSSEAIRLIRGEKGSPITLTVEKKDGSIQEVTMLREEISIEDTFAKSIIVNAADKKYGLINLPKFNADFEDKDGRNASDDIKKEIIKLKEQNIQGIVLDLRNNGGGSLTEVGDIMGLFMEAGPYVQVKDGNGKITALRNKNETPIWKGPLVILQNELSASAAEILSGVMQDYGRAVIMGSPVSYGKGTVQVFVDLNRFLNTQEDYGSVKLTIQKYYRITGESTQRKGVGSDIPMKDILSYSDIGEKYDDYALAWDKIPGTSFNKKNSFNIQALQKTSEERMAKNDHYKLLLEYSQWRENLGKEKTVPVSIQKYSDLMKQRKTQDEKFKVLKTLESGLKFTMYPKDIEREKTDAAFKNKSEVWVKNLQKDLYLQEAINIVRDIEVRS, encoded by the coding sequence ATGTTGAAAAATTTTAAACCCGCTCGTTTTTTACTTCTTCTTCCGCTTACCTTTTTCGTATTGGGTTTCCGCCCTCCCAACAGTGAAGAAGAAAAGATGCAGATCATCATGGTCAATACAAAGAATGTTCTGTCTTATCTGCATTACAGCCCCAAACCGATTAATGATGCGTATTCAAAAGAAGTGTATAAACAGTATTTTGAATCGATAGATCCTACAAAAACCTATTTCCTGCAATCTGACATGGATGAGTTTCGTAAATATGAAACCAAACTGGATGATTACCTGAATACCGGAGATCTGACTTTTTATAAACTGACCGTGGATAAACTGTATCAAAGAATAGATGAAATAGATAAAATGACCCAGGATATCTTCAGTAAACCCATCAATCTGGAAGAAGATGAAGTATTAACATTAGAGCCTAAACTGAAAAATGCCCCTGCCAATAAGCAGCAGCAGTATAATGAATGGAGGAAGTATGTGAAGTACAATATCCTGCAGGAAATAGAATCCATGAACAGGAAAAGCGAAGAAAAAAAGAAGGCCGATTCTGGCAATGAAAACAGCCCTAAGCCTGAAGTTCTTAGTCAGGATGAAAAGATAAAAAAGGCGACAGAAAATGTAAAAGATATTCTGGAAGAAAAATTTATCAGGTTCAAGAAGAGAAAAAAAATGGACTGGTTTACGGTGTATATGAATGCCTATACGCATATTTTTGATCCCCATACCAATTATTATTCACCTCAGGGTAAAGAAGATTTTGATATGGATTTCAAAGGAAAAATAATTGGCATAGGAGCAGTAATCCAGGAAAAGAAAGGAAACCTTTATATTGGCACATTAAGCATTGGTGCCCCGGCATGGAAGTCTAAACAGCTTACAGAAGGGGATAAGATTTTAAAAATAAAATCCACGCCAGATACTGATCCTGTAAATGTAGTGGATATGCTTTCCAGCGAAGCCATACGGTTAATCAGAGGTGAAAAAGGATCACCCATTACTTTAACCGTAGAGAAAAAAGACGGAAGCATTCAGGAAGTCACCATGCTTCGTGAAGAAATATCCATAGAAGATACATTCGCTAAAAGCATTATCGTTAATGCAGCCGATAAAAAGTACGGATTGATCAATCTCCCGAAGTTTAATGCCGATTTTGAGGATAAGGATGGAAGAAACGCATCTGATGATATTAAAAAAGAAATCATTAAACTGAAAGAACAGAATATTCAGGGAATCGTTCTTGACCTGAGAAATAACGGAGGGGGTTCATTAACTGAAGTAGGTGACATCATGGGCCTTTTCATGGAAGCAGGTCCCTATGTGCAGGTGAAAGACGGAAACGGAAAGATTACCGCTTTAAGAAATAAAAATGAAACCCCTATCTGGAAAGGTCCGCTTGTGATCTTACAGAACGAACTGTCTGCGTCTGCCGCAGAAATTTTATCCGGTGTGATGCAGGATTACGGAAGAGCCGTTATCATGGGGTCTCCTGTATCTTACGGAAAAGGCACCGTGCAGGTATTTGTAGACCTGAACAGGTTTCTAAACACTCAGGAAGACTATGGTTCTGTAAAACTGACAATTCAGAAATATTACAGAATCACCGGAGAATCTACACAAAGGAAAGGTGTCGGCTCAGACATCCCTATGAAAGACATCCTCTCTTATTCAGATATAGGTGAAAAGTATGACGACTATGCGCTAGCCTGGGATAAAATACCTGGAACAAGCTTCAATAAAAAGAATTCTTTCAACATTCAGGCTCTGCAGAAAACAAGTGAAGAGAGAATGGCAAAAAACGATCATTATAAGCTGCTGCTTGAATATTCTCAATGGAGAGAAAATCTGGGTAAGGAAAAAACAGTGCCTGTAAGCATCCAAAAATACAGTGACCTGATGAAGCAGAGAAAAACCCAGGATGAAAAATTCAAAGTGCTGAAAACACTGGAAAGCGGCCTTAAGTTCACCATGTATCCCAAGGATATTGAAAGAGAGAAAACGGACGCTGCATTCAAAAATAAATCAGAAGTATGGGTTAAGAACCTTCAAAAAGATCTCTACCTGCAGGAGGCCATCAATATAGTGAGGGATATTGAAGTACGATCTTAA
- a CDS encoding AbiH family protein, whose translation MNRIILIGNGFDLAHGMPTSYGSFIDDYWYNKKEEIFNHYQGKEFEDDCILIKRVPNIKYSLPESDYESIQRSLRYADDEIVFKNEFFAVLNKHKSFLNWVDIENDYYFLLKNCYKKPSKYTITQLNKEFSVIECLLEEYLTRIEKEFSKGFPNNDDKISFKRSINKVIYSDFNLRDFSETSINNLTEIEFQRVYSEIKSIEEGHISLWDNELSERDLRLYQVLINNQNKKQKIKELLTSEAANNYFRHRPKEVLFVNFNYTSTEIHYDNPPIDREFGRDISTDVIHIHGVLNNKTDNKIIFGFGDEIDKDYLEIENLNDNEYLQNIKSMKYLESDSYKRLLDFINSNNYQVFIFGHSCGISDRTLLNTLFEHKNCSSVKPYYRKKDDGTDNYSEMIRNISRNFTDKASMRDKVVNKKFTEALFK comes from the coding sequence ATGAATCGTATAATATTAATTGGGAATGGTTTTGACCTAGCTCATGGGATGCCAACAAGCTATGGTAGCTTTATAGATGATTATTGGTATAACAAAAAAGAGGAAATTTTCAATCACTATCAAGGTAAAGAATTTGAAGATGATTGTATATTAATTAAAAGAGTTCCAAATATAAAATATAGTTTACCTGAAAGTGACTATGAAAGTATTCAGAGAAGTTTAAGATATGCTGATGATGAAATAGTTTTTAAAAATGAATTTTTTGCTGTTCTTAATAAGCACAAATCTTTTTTAAATTGGGTAGATATTGAAAATGATTACTATTTTTTATTGAAAAATTGTTACAAAAAACCTTCTAAATATACAATAACTCAACTAAACAAAGAATTCTCTGTTATTGAATGTTTGCTTGAAGAATATCTTACTAGAATAGAAAAAGAATTTTCAAAAGGATTTCCTAATAATGATGATAAAATAAGTTTTAAGAGATCCATAAATAAAGTCATATATTCGGATTTTAATCTTAGAGACTTTTCAGAAACCTCTATTAATAATTTGACTGAAATAGAGTTCCAAAGAGTTTATAGTGAAATAAAAAGTATTGAAGAAGGACACATTTCATTGTGGGATAATGAATTATCAGAAAGAGATTTAAGATTATATCAGGTTCTGATTAATAATCAAAATAAAAAACAAAAAATAAAAGAATTACTAACATCGGAAGCGGCAAATAATTATTTCCGCCATAGACCAAAAGAAGTTTTATTTGTAAACTTTAATTATACATCTACTGAGATTCATTATGATAATCCTCCTATTGATCGAGAATTTGGTAGAGATATATCTACAGATGTTATACATATCCATGGAGTTTTAAATAACAAGACAGATAATAAAATTATTTTTGGTTTCGGAGACGAAATAGATAAAGATTACTTAGAAATTGAAAATCTCAATGACAATGAATATCTACAAAATATTAAGTCAATGAAATATCTTGAAAGTGATTCTTATAAAAGACTATTGGACTTTATAAATTCAAATAATTATCAAGTTTTCATATTTGGACATTCTTGTGGAATTTCAGATAGGACTCTACTAAATACATTATTTGAACACAAAAACTGTAGTTCCGTAAAGCCTTATTATCGTAAAAAAGATGATGGAACTGATAATTACAGTGAAATGATAAGAAATATCTCTAGAAACTTTACTGATAAGGCATCAATGAGAGATAAAGTAGTCAATAAAAAATTTACAGAAGCATTATTTAAATAA
- a CDS encoding helix-turn-helix domain-containing protein — MSYTDMQNKKIHQGRNIKRFREMLGIKQEALAFELGDDWNQKKISLLEQKETVESDILAQVAQILKVPAEAIENFDEDSAINIIANTINNNDNATMTNPSVFNYQPSFNPIDKMVELYERMLEQQKEMIEKLERLIEKK, encoded by the coding sequence ATGAGTTACACAGATATGCAAAATAAGAAAATACATCAGGGTAGAAATATAAAGCGTTTCCGAGAAATGCTGGGAATCAAACAGGAAGCGTTGGCTTTTGAACTGGGTGATGACTGGAACCAAAAGAAAATCTCCCTTTTAGAACAAAAAGAAACCGTAGAATCTGATATTCTGGCGCAGGTAGCTCAAATTTTGAAAGTTCCCGCGGAAGCAATTGAGAATTTTGATGAAGATTCTGCAATAAATATTATAGCCAATACAATCAATAATAATGATAATGCCACGATGACAAATCCGTCAGTTTTCAATTATCAACCAAGCTTCAACCCTATTGATAAGATGGTTGAGCTTTATGAGCGTATGCTGGAGCAACAGAAGGAAATGATTGAGAAGTTGGAGAGGTTGATTGAAAAGAAGTAA